CGTGCCCGACCTCCGTCATCGCGAAGCAGCCGAGCAAAGCGCCGGACATGATGTCCGGGAGGTAGCGCTCGTGGTGGTACCGGGTGCCGAGGAGGTGGACCGCTCCGCCGAACAGTCCCCACTGAACGCCGGACTTGACCATCAGGGAGAGGTCGCCGAAGCCGAGCATCTCGAACGACACCACGGCCGCGCCGATGTCCCCGCCGCCCCCGTACTCGGTGGGGAAACCCAGCCGGGGGCGTCCGGTCTCGGCGAGGGCCCGGAGCTGCCGGGCGATCAGCTCGCGGTGTGCGGCGACGTCCAGCCCCGCCGTGTCGAGGGCTCCTCGGACCGCCTGCGCGGCGAGGTGTTCCCGGACGTCGCGGCGCACCGACGCCCATCGCCCGTCGAGCAGGCGGGTCAACGCTTCGGTCAACAACTCCATGTGCTCAAGCCTGCCCCAGAACCGAACCGACCGCAGCCCGAAGATCAACCCGACATCGTGTCCGCAGCTTGTGCACGCGTGTCCGCAGGCTGTGCACACGTGTTCGCAGTTCGCGTACGCATCGCTCGTACGGGAAGTGCAAACACGCGTGCGTAACTTGCGGACACGCGTGCGTAACTTGCGGACACGGCGTCAGAGGGAGCGGGCCAGGGCTTCGGGCGTGGTGACCGGGCGATCACACACATAACCTCGGCAGACGTACGCCGCCGGAGCACCGTCCACAAGCGGACGGTCGGCCAGCAGCGGCACGCCTTCGGCCTCGGGCTCGCCGCCGAGCACCACGCCCCCGCCGTGCACTCCCCTGGCGGCCTCCGCCACCAGCTCGGCACGGTCCTTCGCGCCGGCACCCACGACGGCGACCTGCACCGGGCCGGACAACAACGCCTCCGCCACCGAGAGCCAGTGCCCCGCGAACCGAGGCACCTGCTCCACGAGCACACCCGCCCGGCTCAACGCCTCCTCGCACGCCGCCCGGTACGCTCCCGCGCGCTCGGGCCCCGCCAGCGCGGAAGCGGTGAGCAACGCACCCGCCAACGCCGACGCCCCGGAGGGACTCGCGTTGTCGGTGGGATCGCTCGGCCGGTGCACGAGGGCCTCGGCGTCGGCCGCCGTGTCGTGGAAGGCCCCCGGCGCCCCGTCGACCCCGAAGCGCCGTAACGCCGTGTCGAGCAACGCGGTCGCCTCCGTGAGCCATACCGGCTCGCCGGTGGCCTGGTGCAACGCCAACAACCCGTCCGCGAGACAGCCGTAGTCCTCCAACACCGCGGCGGCATCGCCGACGACCCCGTCGCGGGAACTGCGCCGCAGGCCCTCGGCACCGTCGCCGCCGACGTGGACGTCGAGGACGAACGCCGCCGCAGCGACCGCGGCCTCGACCCACTCCGGCCGTCGCAGGGCCACCCCCGCCTCCGCCAGGGCCGTGATGGCGAGCCCGTTCCACGCAGCGATCACCTTGTCGTCACGAGCGGGCTGGGGCCGTGCGGCACGCGCCCGCGACAGAGCGGAGGTCACCCGCATCCACCGGGCGGGGTCGTCGGGATCGCGGCGCAACTGGAGCGTGGAGGCCCCGCGCTCGAAGGTGCCCTCCTCGGTGACCCCGAACAGCTTCGCGGCCCAGGCGCCGTCCTCGGGACCGAGCACGTCCACGAGCTGCTGTGGCGTCCACACGTAGGTCAGGCCCTCGACCCCTTCGGTGTCGGCGTCGAGCGACGAGGCGAACGCGCCCTGCGGCGTTCGCAGGTCCCGCAGGAGGAATTCCGCCGTCTCCCCCGCGACCCGGTAGGCGAGCGCGGAGCCGGTGCGCCGGGCGAGGTGCGCGTAGAACCGCAACAGCAGCGCGTTGTCGTACAGCATCTTCTCGAAGTGCGGCACGACCCATCCCGCGTCCACGGAGTACCGGGCGAACCCGCCCGCGAGCTGGTCGTAGATGCCGCCGCGCGCCATGCCCTCGGCCGTCGCATCCACAACGGACAGTGCCTCCACCGAGCCCGTGCGCTCGTAGTGGCGGAGCAGGAACTCCAGCACCATCGACGGCGGGAACTTGGGCGCGCCCCCGAATCCGCCGTTGCCCGGATCGGCCTCCCGCCGCAACTTCGACACGGCCGCCGCGACGGTCTCGGCCGTGACCGGACGCAGGCTCAACGGCTTGGTCTGCTCGACAATGTGGTCGACGACGCGTCCGGCGCCCTCCACGAGCTCGTCCCGGCGCTCCCGCCACGCCTGGTCGACCGCCACCAGGACCTGCTTGAACGACGGCATCCCGTGCGCGGGCACGGGCGGGTAGTAGGTACCGCAGTGGAACGGCTTGCCGTCCGGGGTGAGAAAACAGGTCATGGGCCACCCGCCCTGGCCCGTCATGGCCTGGGTGGCGGTCATGTAGACGGCGTCGATGTCCGGGCGTTCCTCCCGGTCGACCTTGATGTTGACGAAGTGGTCGTTCATGAACGCCGCCACCTCGTCGTCGGAGAACGACTCGTGGGCCATCACGTGGCACCAGTGGCAGGCGGCGTACCCGATCGACAGCAGGATCGGCACGTCCCGGCGCCGTGCCTCGGCGAGCGCTTCGGGCCCCCACGGCCACCAGTCCACCGGGTTGTCGGCGTGTTGCAGCAGATACGGCGAGGTGGCGGTGGCGAGACGGTTCATGTCCCCAGCGTGTCACACGTCCGGGCGGCTCACAGCGAAGTGACGTCCGGCCCGGCGGGCGACGTCGACGTGGTGCTCTCCGTCCTCGACCGGTTTGTGGACGGCGGTAACACGGTGTCGCGGTCGAAACGCAACCTTCACGTCGTCGGACGCACCAACCGGGGGATCGCCCGGGCCCCGACGGTGACCACGAGGGCGGCTGCTCGACGCGCTGGGCTCCACACGGCGGCGCTCAGTCGCCGGTGCCGGAGTCACCGCCTCCGGAGCCGGTGTCCGCTCCGGCCGTGGTCGCGCTCTCGTGGTCACGGCCGGCGCCGTCGGTCTTGCCGGCCCCGTCGCCGTCGGTCTTGCCGGCCGACGACGCCTCGTCGTCGTCGAAGCTCGCGGGAACGCGCTTGAGGTGCTTGGTCATCGAGCGGATGAGGAAGGCCACCGCCACGAAGAACACCAGCAACAACAGCAGGCCGACGGGCGAGGACTTGCCGAAGTCCTCGCCCTGACCGCCGCCGTCCCCACCGTCACCACCGGGTGGCTGCTGCGCGAGCCAGACCCCGGCGTTCATGGCGGGCACGACCGCGAAGGCCGGCAGTGTCATGTCGTCACCCTTTCTCGAACCCCCGCGAACAGGTCGTCCTCGGGCAAGGTCGTGTCGACGAGCGAGCGCACCAGCTCGTACTCCTCGGTGGGCCACACTTCCCGCTGCACGTCGAGCGGCACCGCGAACCACCGGCTGTTGGGGTCGATCTGCGTGGCGTGGGCTCGCAACGCGTCGTCACGCACCTCGAAGTAGTCGGCGCACGGCACCCGCGTGGTGACGCGCTCCATGACGTCGGGCCGGTCGGAGGACCAGTTCTTCAGCCACTCCTCGTAGGGAGAGGGCAACCCGCGCGAGGTGAGCGCCTCGTGGAACGCCTCGAACTTCGCCCGTGAGAAGCCGTGGCCGTAGTACAGCTTCAGCGGCTGCCACGGCTCGCCCGCCTCCGGGTACCGCTCGGGATCGGCCACGGCGTCGTAAGCCGCCATCGTGACCTCGTGGCAGCGGATGTGGTCCGGGTGCGGGTAGCCGCCGTTCTCGTCGTAGGTGGTGACGACGTGCGGGCGGAACTCACGCATGACCCGCACGAGCTTCGCGACGGGTTCCTCCAGCGGCACCTTGGCGAAGCAGCCCTCCGGCAACGGGGGCGGCGGGTCTCCCTCCGGCAGCCCGGAGTCGACGAAACCGAGCCAACGGTGCTGAACCCCGAGGATCTTGGCCGCCCTGGCCATCTCCTCCCTGCGCAGCTTCGCCATGTTCTCGTGAACTTCGGGTCGGTCCATGGCCGGGTTCAACACGCTGCCCGCCTCGCCGCCGGTGCACGTCACGACCATGACCTCGTGCCCCTCGGCCACGTAGCGAGCCATCGTGGCGGCACCCTTGCTCGACTCGTCGTCCGGATGGGCGTGCACCGCCATCAGCCGTAACCCCGCGTCCACCCTGTCCGCCCTCTCTTCGTCGTCGGTTGGCGCCATGTTCGGCTCGGTTCCTTTCGATCCCCACGTCGGATGTGGGACCCCCAACCCACGTTCGTATCGCTTTCACGGATACTCAACACGCGAGGTGGGTGTTTTCATTCTCCCGCCGCGACGACAGGACCGTTCGGGAGGCCCTCCTTGAGCAGCTCGGAGCCCGGCCGTGAGCCGGCACACGCTCTGGAGGATCGCTACGGTTCCGCGCGCGGGAACCGTTCCCACCGACGCCTGCGTGGTAGGCGAGCCTGGCTCACGGGACTCGTCGTCGTCGCGGTTCTGGGCATCGGCAGCTACGTCGCGTACTCACAGTGGTTCGCCGCGCCCATCGACGGCCAGCGGGTCGCCTTCGAGGAACGACCGGGCAACTCCATGGAGATCACGGTGGACGTGAACCGCGACGACCCGTCTCGCCCGGCCGTGTGCATCGTCAGGGTCCGTGAGATCAACGGAGCCGAGACCGGAAGGAAGGAGCTCTACGTTCCACCGGGCGTCCATCGCCTGAGCACAGTTGTGCGGAGCATCGAGCGGCCCGTCACCGCGGACGTGTACGGGTGCTCCTATGATGTTCCCGAATACTTGTCAACCCCCGAGCGGCCAACGGAGTGAAATAGGCGCCGGATCGCCCGGCAGTCGAGAACGCGCCAACCTCGGGGGGCGCTTTCGTGCTATCATTTACTCGTTGGCACGGTCCCACGCGGGCCGTGTCTTTCCTTTATCTAGCAGCCACGACGGCGTGGCAGCCGGCTTGTACACCCAGGCTTGGCAGGCCCCGAGGAGGAGATGGTGACCGTGAGCGACAGCAAGGTGACCTGGCTGACCCAGGAAGCCTACGACAGGCTCAAGAGCGAACTCGACGAGCTGATCGCGAATCGTCCGGTCATCGCAGCGAAGATCAACGCCAGCCGAGAAGAAGGCGACCTCAAGGAGAACGGTGGCTACCACGCCGCCCGCGAGGAGCAGGGGCAGCAGGAAGCCCGCATTCGCCACCTGCAGGAGTTGCTGCGCTCGGCCAAGGTCGGTGAGGCTCCGAAGGACGACGGAATCGCCGAGCCCGGCATGGTGCTGACCGTGCGTTACGAAGGTGACGACGAGGAGGAGACGTTCCTGCTCGCCACCCGTGAAGAGGGCGGAACCGGACCGATGGAGGTCTACTCGCCCGACTCGCCGCTCGGCAAGGCCCTGCTCGGGGCGAAGGAAGGTGAGTCGCGGGAGTACCCGCTGCCCAACGGCAAGACCCAGAAGGTGACGCTCGTGAAGGCGGTTCCCTACGGCGGCTGAAGCCGACTCCGGGACGACACGTGAACGGCCGGTGCAGCCGAGGTGGCGCACCGGCCGTTGGTTTGCCCCGGCCCCGTCACGAGCCGGGTTCCGAGACTCTCAACCCCGTCGGTCGGCGATTCGTTCGAGCAATGGCCGCACCCGCGGGACCGGCGTGGACAACGCGATGGACGTCGCGGTCCTGCGCACACCGGGTACTCCCACCACCTCGTCGATGACGCGTTGCAGGTCGTCGTTGGATCGCGCGACCAACCGTACGAAGAGGTCACCCTGCCCCGTGGTGGCGTGGACCTCGCACACCTCGTCGATGGCGGCGAGCGCGGAGGCGACCTCGGCGCGACGCCCCTGGGCGATCTCCAGCACGGCGAACGCGGTGAGGCCATAGCCCATCCCCGCGAGGTCGAGTTCGGGCGGAAACCCCTTGAGCACCCCGGAGGCGGTGAGCCGGTCGAGCCGCGCCTGCACCGTGCCCCGAGCCACCCCGAGTCGGCGGGCGCATTCGAGTACGCCGAGGCGGGGCGCGTCGGTGAGAAGCAACAACAGTCGAGCGTCCAGTGAGTCCAGTGCCATGCCGACCTCCTGCGCAATCTGCGCCAAAGTGATCACCCGAATGCCGATTTGACTGGGCAGATTGTCCACTGTTTCGGGCGACTGTTGCCCAGTCTGCGCGACGCGCGCATTCTTCGTCACATGGCGAACCCAGCACTCGACGACATCGACTACAACCAGCTCCGGCAGCTCGTCGGCCTGGTCGACCACGACGTGGCCAGCGACCCGTTCCCCGTCAAGGCAATGGACGCCGTGGTGTTCGTGGTCGGCAATGCCACCCAGACCGCGCACTTCTACCAATCGGCGTTCGGGATGGACCTCATCGCCTACTCGGGCCCGGAGACGGGCAACTACGAGTACAAGTCGTTCGTCCTGAAGTCGGGCTCGGCGCGATTCGTGATCAACGGTGGGGTGAAGCCCACGTCACCGCTGCTCGACCACCACCGCAAGCACGGCGACGGCATCACCGACCTCGCCCTCGAAGTCGCCGACGTCGACAAGTGCGTCGAACACGCCCGTGCGAACGGCGCGACCGTGCTGGAGGAACCACACGACGTCTCCGACGAGCACGGCACCGTGCGAATGGCCGCCATCGCCGCCTACGGTGACACTCGCCACAGTCTCATCGACCGCTCCCGCTACTCCGGGCCCTACCTGCCGGGTTACGAGGCGCGCGAGCGCTCCGTCCCGAAACCCGAGGGCGCGCCGAAGCGGCTGTTCCAGGCGATCGACCACTGTGTCGGCAACGTCGAGCTCGGCAAGATGGACGAGTGGGTGGCCTTCTACCACCGCGTGATGGGCTTCGTGAACATGGCCGAGTTCATCGGCGACGACATCGCCACCGAGTACTCGGCGCTGATGAGCAAGGTGGTGGCCAACGGCAACCACCGGGTGAAGTTCCCGCTCAACGAGCCCGCCATCGGCAAGAAGAAGTCGCAGATCGACGAGTTCCTGGAGTTCTACGACGGCCCAGGCTGCCAGCACATCGCGCTGGCCACCAACGACATCATCGGCACCGTCAAGGCGATGCGGGACGCGGGTGTGGAGTTCCTCGACACCCCCGACTCCTACTACGACGACCCGGAGCTGCGGGCCCGCATCGGTGAGGTCAGGGTGCCGATCGAGACGCTGAAGGAGCACCGCATCCTCGTCGACCGTGACGAGGACGGCTACCTGCTCCAGATCTTCACCAAGCCGATCGGCGACCGCCCGACCGTGTTCTACGAGTTGATCGAACGGCACGGCTCGCTCGGCTTCGGCAAGGGCAACTTCAAGGCCCTGTTCGAAGCCATCGAGCGCGAACAGGCCCGTCGCGGCAACCTGTGACACCCCGTGGGGCCGCTCCTCCCCCGGCGGCCCCACGGCACCCCCGGTGTCAGACCAACACGCGGTATCCCGCCCGCTGCAATTGCGCGGCGACGTCGGCGCAGTGCTCGGGACCGCGAGTCTCCAACTTCAACGCGATTTCCACCTCGCCCATCGCCAGTCGCCCGGAAATACGCGAGTGCTCGACGTCGAGCACGTTCGCGCCCAGCTCGCCGACCAGTGACAACAGCCCCGCGAGCGAGCCGGGGCGGTCGGCCACCCGCAGCCGCAAGCTGAGGTATCGCCCGGCGGCCGTCATACCGTGCTGGATGATCTGCAACAGCAGCAGCGGGTCGACGTTCCCGCCCGAGAGCACCGCGACGATCGGCGGCTCGAAGACACCGGGGTGTTCGAGCAACGCGGCGACCGCGGCCGCACCCGCCGGTTCCACCACGAGCTTGCGGCGTTCCAGGCACAGCAGCACGGCCCGCGACAGCGATTCCTCGCTCACCGTCACGACGTCGTCCACGAGTGCCCGGACGTGCTCGAACGTGAGAGAACCGGGTTCTCCCACCGCGATGCCGTCGGCCATGGTCTGCGTGCTCTCCAGCCGCATCGGATTACCCGCCGACAGCGAGAGCGGGAAGGCGGCCGCGCCCTCGGCCTGCACTCCCACGATCCGGACGTCCGGTTTGATCGCCTTCACGGCGCTCGCCACACCCCCGACCAGCCCGCCACCGCCGGTGGCCACCAGGATCGTCGCGACGTCCGGCACCTGTTCGAGGATCTCCAGCCCAACCGTGCCCTGGCCCGCGATGATGTCGGGGTGGTCGAACGGGTGGATGAACACCGCACCCGTACGTTCGGCGAAGGCGATCGCCTCGGCCATGGCTTCCTCCAGCGCCTCGCCGTGCAAGCAGACGTCGGCGCCGTAGCCACGGGTGGCGGCCAGTTTCGGCAGCGGAGCTCGCTCCGGCATGTAGACGGTCGCCTTCGTACCGAGGAGAGAGGCGGCGAGCGCCACTCCCTGAGCGTGGTTACCCGCGCTGGCGGCGACGACCCCCCTGGCACGTTCCTCCGCGCTCAACCCGTGAATGCGGGTGTACGCGCCTCTGATCTTGAACGAACCGGTGCGCTGCAGGTTCTCGCACTTGAAGTACACCGACCCGCCCTGCGGGGGTTCGAGGTCACGCGCATGTTCCATCGGCGTTTTCCGCACGACGGACTCCAGCAGCCGCCTCGCCTCGCGGATTGTGTCCACGCTGACAAGTCCCATGACGGGGATGATGTCACTGCACTGAGCGTGACGACGAGGTTACCTGCTTCGCCAGATCACGATTGGGTAAGCTTGAGGCACGCCGGGAGCACCGGAAACCCGAGTCAGGAGAGACGCGTATGGGAAGGGCACGCACGTCGGACGGGGCGCGTTCCGCGGGTGTGATGCCGCTTCTCGCCGGAGTGATCTCGGCTCTCGCCCTCACCGGAGCCGCCGTCTACACCGTCTCGGAAGCTCAGTGCGACCCCGGCCACTACGTCACCGAGGGCAGGAAGACGATCCTCGTCGGCGGTTGCGTCTCCGGCGCGGAGCTGAGAGAGGCCGGCATCGGGCACGACCACGACCGGCCGGGCACCACCGAGACCTCTCCCAGCAACCTCCGTCCCTGACGGCGGCGCCGTCGAACGCTACGAGGCGTCGAGCGCGTACCTGAGGTCGGCCAGCAGGTCGTGGGCGTCCTCGATACCCACCGACAGCCTCACCAGCTCGGGAGGAACCTGAAGCAACGACCCGGCGACGCTCGCGTGCGTCATGCGGCCCGGATGTTCGATCAGCGACTCCACGCCGCCGAGCGACTCGGCGAGGATGAACAACTTCGTCCGGGCGGCCACGTTGAGCGCCGCCTGCTCGCCGTCGACGTGCGTGAACGACACCATTCCACCGAACCGGCGCATTTGCTTGGCCGCCATCGAGTGGCCGGGGTGTTCGGCGAGGCCGGGGTAGTAGACACGCTCGACCTTGGGGTGAACCGACAAAGCCTCGGCGACGAGTTCGGCGTTGCTGCAGTGCCGTTCCATGCGCACGGCCAGCGTTTTGAGACCGCGCAACGTCAACCACGCGTCGAAGGCACCCGGCACGGCGCCCGCCGAGTTGCGCAGGAAGAACAGCCGTTCCCGCAGCTCGTCGGAATCGGTGATCACCGCCCCGCCCACGACGTCCGAGTGTCCGCCGAGGTACTTGGTGGTGGAGTGCACGACGATGTCGGCGCCGAGCTCCAGCGGCGTCTGGAGGTACGGGGTGGCGAAGGTGTTGTCGACGACGAGCTTGGCCCCGCCGACGTGGGCCAGCTCCGCGAGCGCCGCGATGTCGGCGATGCCGAGCAGCGGGTTGGTGGGCGACTCGCACCAGATGAGTTTGGTCTCGGGACGCATGGCTGCCCGGACCTCGTCGAGGTCGGACAGAGCTGCGACACTGTAGTTGACGCCCCACTCGGTGAGGACCTTGTCGATCAGCCGGAAGGTACCGCCGTAGACGTCGTTGCCCAGTAGCAGGTGGTCGCCGGGCCGAAGCGTGGTACGCAGCACCGCGTCGCTGGCCGCCATCCCCGAGGCGAACGCGAGCGCGTGCCGACCCCCCTCGAGTGCGGCGAGCGCCTCCTCCAACGCGGTCCGCGTCGGGTTGGCGGTGCGGGAGTACTCGTAGTCCCCCTCGCGGGTGCCACCGACGCCGTCCTGCGCATAAGTGGAGGTCTGGTAGATCGGCACGATCACCGCACCCGTGCGCGGGTCGGGTTCCTGCCCTGCGTGGATGGCGCGTGTCTCGAATCCGTAACGCGGGTCTGCAACCATGCCCACAGCCTACGTGCGGCCCCCTTGACACGCCGGAGAGACCCGAAGGGGCCGCGGGCGAGAAAGCCCACGGCCCCTTCGAGGAATTCGATTCAGCGGCTCACCACTGCTGCGGCGGCTGACCGGGCTGTCCCGGCTGACCGAAGCCACCCGGCTGGCCGGGCTGCTGGAAGCCCCCGCTCTGCGGGAACTGACCACCGGGCTGACCGAAGCCACCCGGCTGGCCGGGCTGCTGGAAGCCCCCGCTCTGCGGGAACTGACCGCCCGGCTGGCCGAAGCCACCCACCTGGCCGAAACCGCCGGGGGCGCCGGGACCGCCGGAACCACCGCCGACACCCAGCAGCTTGGACGTGGCGGGAAGGACCGCCAGCACACCCGCGACGAGCACCGGAATGCCGAGGAACAAGTAGATGGTCGCGCTAGCGATATCGGGTTCGGTGCCGCCCATCTGCTGGACGAAATCGTCGTCCAGCGAGG
The window above is part of the Saccharomonospora glauca K62 genome. Proteins encoded here:
- a CDS encoding thioredoxin domain-containing protein, yielding MNRLATATSPYLLQHADNPVDWWPWGPEALAEARRRDVPILLSIGYAACHWCHVMAHESFSDDEVAAFMNDHFVNIKVDREERPDIDAVYMTATQAMTGQGGWPMTCFLTPDGKPFHCGTYYPPVPAHGMPSFKQVLVAVDQAWRERRDELVEGAGRVVDHIVEQTKPLSLRPVTAETVAAAVSKLRREADPGNGGFGGAPKFPPSMVLEFLLRHYERTGSVEALSVVDATAEGMARGGIYDQLAGGFARYSVDAGWVVPHFEKMLYDNALLLRFYAHLARRTGSALAYRVAGETAEFLLRDLRTPQGAFASSLDADTEGVEGLTYVWTPQQLVDVLGPEDGAWAAKLFGVTEEGTFERGASTLQLRRDPDDPARWMRVTSALSRARAARPQPARDDKVIAAWNGLAITALAEAGVALRRPEWVEAAVAAAAFVLDVHVGGDGAEGLRRSSRDGVVGDAAAVLEDYGCLADGLLALHQATGEPVWLTEATALLDTALRRFGVDGAPGAFHDTAADAEALVHRPSDPTDNASPSGASALAGALLTASALAGPERAGAYRAACEEALSRAGVLVEQVPRFAGHWLSVAEALLSGPVQVAVVGAGAKDRAELVAEAARGVHGGGVVLGGEPEAEGVPLLADRPLVDGAPAAYVCRGYVCDRPVTTPEALARSL
- the mca gene encoding mycothiol conjugate amidase Mca, which codes for MAPTDDEERADRVDAGLRLMAVHAHPDDESSKGAATMARYVAEGHEVMVVTCTGGEAGSVLNPAMDRPEVHENMAKLRREEMARAAKILGVQHRWLGFVDSGLPEGDPPPPLPEGCFAKVPLEEPVAKLVRVMREFRPHVVTTYDENGGYPHPDHIRCHEVTMAAYDAVADPERYPEAGEPWQPLKLYYGHGFSRAKFEAFHEALTSRGLPSPYEEWLKNWSSDRPDVMERVTTRVPCADYFEVRDDALRAHATQIDPNSRWFAVPLDVQREVWPTEEYELVRSLVDTTLPEDDLFAGVRERVTT
- a CDS encoding DUF4307 domain-containing protein: MSSSEPGREPAHALEDRYGSARGNRSHRRLRGRRAWLTGLVVVAVLGIGSYVAYSQWFAAPIDGQRVAFEERPGNSMEITVDVNRDDPSRPAVCIVRVREINGAETGRKELYVPPGVHRLSTVVRSIERPVTADVYGCSYDVPEYLSTPERPTE
- the greA gene encoding transcription elongation factor GreA; translated protein: MTVSDSKVTWLTQEAYDRLKSELDELIANRPVIAAKINASREEGDLKENGGYHAAREEQGQQEARIRHLQELLRSAKVGEAPKDDGIAEPGMVLTVRYEGDDEEETFLLATREEGGTGPMEVYSPDSPLGKALLGAKEGESREYPLPNGKTQKVTLVKAVPYGG
- a CDS encoding Lrp/AsnC family transcriptional regulator, encoding MALDSLDARLLLLLTDAPRLGVLECARRLGVARGTVQARLDRLTASGVLKGFPPELDLAGMGYGLTAFAVLEIAQGRRAEVASALAAIDEVCEVHATTGQGDLFVRLVARSNDDLQRVIDEVVGVPGVRRTATSIALSTPVPRVRPLLERIADRRG
- the hppD gene encoding 4-hydroxyphenylpyruvate dioxygenase codes for the protein MANPALDDIDYNQLRQLVGLVDHDVASDPFPVKAMDAVVFVVGNATQTAHFYQSAFGMDLIAYSGPETGNYEYKSFVLKSGSARFVINGGVKPTSPLLDHHRKHGDGITDLALEVADVDKCVEHARANGATVLEEPHDVSDEHGTVRMAAIAAYGDTRHSLIDRSRYSGPYLPGYEARERSVPKPEGAPKRLFQAIDHCVGNVELGKMDEWVAFYHRVMGFVNMAEFIGDDIATEYSALMSKVVANGNHRVKFPLNEPAIGKKKSQIDEFLEFYDGPGCQHIALATNDIIGTVKAMRDAGVEFLDTPDSYYDDPELRARIGEVRVPIETLKEHRILVDRDEDGYLLQIFTKPIGDRPTVFYELIERHGSLGFGKGNFKALFEAIEREQARRGNL
- the ilvA gene encoding threonine ammonia-lyase; the protein is MGLVSVDTIREARRLLESVVRKTPMEHARDLEPPQGGSVYFKCENLQRTGSFKIRGAYTRIHGLSAEERARGVVAASAGNHAQGVALAASLLGTKATVYMPERAPLPKLAATRGYGADVCLHGEALEEAMAEAIAFAERTGAVFIHPFDHPDIIAGQGTVGLEILEQVPDVATILVATGGGGLVGGVASAVKAIKPDVRIVGVQAEGAAAFPLSLSAGNPMRLESTQTMADGIAVGEPGSLTFEHVRALVDDVVTVSEESLSRAVLLCLERRKLVVEPAGAAAVAALLEHPGVFEPPIVAVLSGGNVDPLLLLQIIQHGMTAAGRYLSLRLRVADRPGSLAGLLSLVGELGANVLDVEHSRISGRLAMGEVEIALKLETRGPEHCADVAAQLQRAGYRVLV
- a CDS encoding cystathionine gamma-synthase, giving the protein MVADPRYGFETRAIHAGQEPDPRTGAVIVPIYQTSTYAQDGVGGTREGDYEYSRTANPTRTALEEALAALEGGRHALAFASGMAASDAVLRTTLRPGDHLLLGNDVYGGTFRLIDKVLTEWGVNYSVAALSDLDEVRAAMRPETKLIWCESPTNPLLGIADIAALAELAHVGGAKLVVDNTFATPYLQTPLELGADIVVHSTTKYLGGHSDVVGGAVITDSDELRERLFFLRNSAGAVPGAFDAWLTLRGLKTLAVRMERHCSNAELVAEALSVHPKVERVYYPGLAEHPGHSMAAKQMRRFGGMVSFTHVDGEQAALNVAARTKLFILAESLGGVESLIEHPGRMTHASVAGSLLQVPPELVRLSVGIEDAHDLLADLRYALDAS